The following are from one region of the Klebsiella aerogenes genome:
- the nagA gene encoding N-acetylglucosamine-6-phosphate deacetylase: MYALTQGRIYTGHEILDDHAVVIANGLIERICPQADLSSDIEQRSVNGAIIAPGFIDVQLNGCGGVQFNDSPDAVTVETLEIMQKANERSGCTSFLPTLITSSDDLMKQGIRVMREYLQKYPNQALGLHLEGPWLNIVKKGTHNPDYVRKPDTALVDVLCANADVITKVTLAPERVEPEVIRKLVAAGIVVSAGHSNATLKEAKIGFRAGITFATHLYNAMPYITGREPGLAGAIFDEPDVYCGIIVDGMHVDYANVRNAKRLKGDKLCLVTDATAPAGANIDQFIFAGKTIYYRNGLCVDENGTLSGSSLTMIEGVRNLVEHCGVALDEVLRMATLYPARAIGVDKQLGSIAPGMVANLTAFSRDYKIIKTIVNGNEVVTE; encoded by the coding sequence ATGTATGCATTAACCCAAGGCCGGATTTATACCGGTCATGAAATTCTGGATGACCATGCGGTTGTTATCGCCAATGGCCTTATCGAACGTATTTGTCCGCAGGCAGATTTATCGTCTGACATTGAGCAGCGCTCGGTCAACGGTGCGATAATTGCCCCCGGTTTTATCGACGTCCAACTGAACGGCTGCGGCGGCGTGCAATTCAACGATAGTCCGGATGCGGTCACCGTCGAAACGCTGGAAATTATGCAGAAAGCGAACGAACGTTCCGGCTGCACCAGCTTCCTGCCGACGCTGATTACCTCCAGCGATGACCTGATGAAACAGGGCATCCGCGTGATGCGCGAATACCTGCAAAAATATCCAAACCAGGCGCTGGGTCTGCATCTGGAAGGCCCGTGGCTGAATATCGTTAAGAAAGGCACCCACAACCCCGATTACGTACGCAAACCGGACACCGCCCTGGTTGATGTCCTCTGCGCCAACGCCGATGTGATCACCAAAGTGACCCTCGCCCCTGAGCGTGTCGAACCGGAAGTGATCCGTAAACTGGTCGCCGCCGGGATCGTTGTTTCCGCCGGACACTCCAACGCCACGCTGAAAGAAGCGAAAATCGGCTTCCGCGCCGGTATCACCTTCGCGACCCACCTTTATAATGCCATGCCGTATATTACCGGTCGTGAACCCGGTCTGGCCGGCGCGATTTTCGACGAGCCGGACGTTTACTGCGGTATCATCGTCGACGGGATGCACGTCGATTACGCCAACGTGCGTAACGCCAAGCGTCTGAAAGGCGACAAACTGTGCCTGGTTACCGACGCCACCGCGCCGGCAGGCGCTAATATTGACCAGTTCATTTTTGCTGGTAAAACAATATACTACCGTAATGGACTGTGCGTTGATGAAAACGGCACCCTCAGCGGCTCTTCGCTGACCATGATTGAAGGGGTGCGCAACCTCGTTGAACATTGCGGCGTGGCGCTGGACGAAGTGTTGCGTATGGCGACGCTCTACCCGGCGCGCGCGATTGGCGTGGACAAGCAGCTCGGCAGCATTGCGCCGGGTATGGTCGCTAACCTGACCGCGTTTAGCCGCGATTATAAAATCATCAAGACCATCGTTAATGGTAACGAGGTCGTCACTGAGTAA
- a CDS encoding ROK family transcriptional regulator, translated as MTAGGQAQIGNVDLVKQLNSAAVYRLIDQHGPISRIQIAEQSQLAPASVTKITRQLIERGLIKEVDQQASTGGRRAISIIAETRNFNAIGVRLGRYDATLTLYDLSSKTLEEEHFPLPERTQETLEHALLNIIATFIDHCQRKIRELIAISVILPGLVDPESGVIRYMPHIQVENWGLVEALEKRFNVTCFVGHDIRSLALAEHYFGASQDCEDSILVRVHRGTGAGIISNGRIFIGRNGNVGEIGHIQVDPLGERCHCGNFGCLETVAANAAIEHRVRHLLEQGYQSRIALDDCNIKTICKAANKGDALACEVVEYVGRHLGKTIAIAINLFNPQKVVIAGEIVEAEKVLLPAIEGCINGQALKAFRKNLPVVRSTLDHRSAIGAFALVKRAMLNGTLLQHLLES; from the coding sequence ATGACAGCAGGCGGACAAGCTCAAATTGGTAACGTCGATCTGGTAAAACAGCTGAACAGCGCGGCCGTCTATCGGCTGATTGACCAACACGGTCCTATCTCGCGCATTCAGATAGCGGAACAAAGCCAGCTTGCCCCTGCCAGCGTGACTAAAATCACGCGTCAGCTGATTGAGCGCGGACTGATCAAAGAAGTCGATCAGCAGGCCTCCACCGGGGGCCGCCGCGCTATCTCCATCATTGCGGAGACCCGCAATTTCAACGCCATCGGCGTGCGGCTTGGCCGCTATGACGCCACTCTGACCCTCTATGATTTAAGCAGCAAGACGCTGGAAGAAGAACACTTCCCTCTGCCGGAGCGTACCCAGGAGACCCTGGAACACGCCCTGCTGAATATCATCGCCACCTTTATTGACCACTGTCAGCGTAAAATCCGCGAACTGATCGCCATTTCAGTCATCCTGCCGGGGCTAGTCGATCCGGAAAGCGGGGTTATCCGCTATATGCCGCACATTCAGGTGGAGAACTGGGGGCTGGTTGAGGCGCTGGAAAAACGTTTTAACGTTACCTGCTTCGTCGGCCACGATATCCGCAGCCTGGCGCTGGCGGAGCACTATTTTGGCGCAAGTCAGGATTGCGAAGATTCCATTCTGGTGCGCGTCCACCGCGGCACCGGCGCGGGTATTATCTCCAACGGGCGTATTTTTATCGGCCGTAACGGCAACGTCGGCGAGATTGGCCATATCCAGGTAGACCCGCTGGGCGAACGCTGCCACTGCGGCAACTTCGGCTGCCTGGAGACCGTCGCCGCCAACGCCGCGATTGAGCATCGCGTCCGCCATCTGCTGGAACAGGGCTATCAAAGCCGTATCGCGCTCGATGACTGCAATATCAAGACTATCTGCAAAGCGGCGAACAAAGGCGACGCGCTGGCCTGTGAAGTGGTCGAGTATGTCGGCCGCCATCTGGGCAAAACCATCGCCATCGCCATCAACCTGTTTAACCCGCAAAAAGTGGTGATTGCCGGCGAGATCGTCGAAGCGGAAAAAGTGCTGCTGCCAGCGATCGAAGGCTGTATTAACGGCCAGGCGCTGAAGGCGTTTCGCAAAAATCTACCGGTGGTGCGTTCAACGCTGGATCACCGCTCAGCCATCGGCGCCTTTGCGCTGGTCAAACGCGCGATGCTCAACGGCACTCTGCTACAGCATTTGCTGGAAAGTTAA
- a CDS encoding HAD-IIA family hydrolase: MTIQNVICDIDGVLMHDNVAVPGAAEFIKRILDKGMPLVMLTNYPSQTGQDLANRFATAGIDAPDTAFYTSAMATADFLRRQEGKKAYVVGEGALIHELYKAGFTITDVNPDFVIVGETRSFNWEMMHKAAFFVANGARFIATNPDTHGRGYYPACGALCAGIEKISGRKPFYVGKPSPWIIRSALNKMQAHSEQTVIVGDNLRTDILAGFQAGLETILVLSGVSTLDDIDSMPFRPSWIYPSVAEIDIF, from the coding sequence ATGACCATTCAAAACGTAATTTGTGATATCGACGGCGTGCTGATGCACGATAACGTGGCGGTTCCCGGCGCCGCTGAGTTTATCAAACGCATCCTGGATAAAGGCATGCCGCTGGTGATGCTGACCAACTACCCGTCGCAAACCGGGCAGGATTTGGCCAACCGTTTCGCCACTGCGGGCATTGACGCGCCGGACACCGCGTTCTACACCTCAGCCATGGCGACCGCCGATTTTCTGCGCCGCCAGGAAGGGAAAAAGGCCTACGTCGTCGGCGAAGGCGCGCTGATCCACGAACTCTACAAAGCCGGGTTCACCATCACCGACGTTAACCCTGATTTCGTGATCGTTGGCGAGACCCGCTCCTTTAACTGGGAAATGATGCACAAGGCGGCTTTCTTCGTCGCCAACGGCGCGCGCTTTATCGCCACCAACCCGGATACCCACGGTCGCGGCTACTATCCGGCCTGCGGCGCGCTGTGCGCCGGCATCGAGAAAATTTCCGGGCGCAAGCCGTTTTATGTCGGCAAACCGAGTCCGTGGATTATCCGCTCGGCGCTCAATAAAATGCAGGCCCACTCCGAGCAGACGGTAATTGTCGGCGACAACCTACGCACCGATATCCTCGCGGGGTTCCAGGCGGGCCTCGAGACCATTCTGGTGCTTTCTGGCGTCTCGACGCTGGACGATATCGATAGCATGCCGTTCCGCCCCTCGTGGATTTACCCATCGGTCGCTGAAATCGACATTTTCTGA
- the asnB gene encoding asparagine synthase B gives MCSIFGVLDIKTDAGELRKKALELSRLMRHRGPDWSGVYACDKAILVHERLSIVDVNAGAQPLYNQQKTHALAVNGEIYNHQALRAEYGERYQFQTGSDCEVILALYQEKGPEFLDELQGMFAFALYDSEKDAYLIGRDPIGIIPLYMGHDEHGNFYVASEMKALVPVCRTIKEFPAGSYLWSKDGEIRQYYQRDWFDYDAVKDNVTDKNELRQALEESVKSHLMSDVPYGVLLSGGLDSSVISAITKKYAARRVEDQERSEAWWPQLHSFAVGLEGSPDLKAAQEVANHLGTVHHEIHFTVQEGLDAIRDVIYHIETYDVTTIRASTPMYLMSRKIKAMGIKMVLSGEGSDEVFGGYLYFHKAPNAKELHEETVRKLQALHMFDCARANKAMSAWGVEARVPFLDKKFLDVAMRINPQDKMCGNGKMEKHILRECFEAYLPASVAWRQKEQFSDGVGYSWIDTLKEVAAKQISDQQLETASFRFPYNTPSSKEGYLYREIFEELFPLPSAAQCVPGGPSVACSSAKAIEWDEAFKTMNDPSGRAVGVHQSAYQ, from the coding sequence ATGTGTTCTATTTTTGGCGTACTGGATATTAAAACTGACGCAGGCGAACTGCGTAAAAAGGCTCTGGAACTCTCTCGCCTGATGCGTCACCGCGGCCCGGACTGGTCCGGCGTCTATGCCTGCGATAAAGCCATCCTCGTCCACGAGCGTCTGTCGATCGTCGACGTCAACGCCGGTGCGCAGCCGCTCTACAACCAACAAAAAACCCACGCCCTGGCGGTGAACGGTGAAATCTATAACCACCAGGCGCTACGCGCAGAGTACGGCGAACGCTATCAGTTCCAGACCGGTTCCGACTGTGAAGTGATCCTGGCGCTGTATCAGGAAAAAGGACCAGAGTTCCTTGATGAGTTGCAAGGAATGTTCGCCTTCGCGCTGTACGACAGCGAGAAAGACGCTTATTTAATTGGCCGCGACCCTATCGGTATTATTCCGCTGTACATGGGCCACGACGAACACGGCAACTTCTACGTTGCTTCCGAAATGAAAGCGCTGGTGCCGGTGTGTCGTACCATCAAAGAGTTCCCGGCGGGTAGCTATCTGTGGAGCAAAGATGGCGAAATTCGCCAGTACTATCAGCGCGACTGGTTCGACTACGATGCGGTAAAAGACAACGTAACCGATAAAAACGAACTACGTCAGGCGTTGGAAGAATCAGTGAAAAGCCACCTGATGTCCGATGTCCCTTACGGGGTACTGCTGTCTGGTGGTCTGGATTCTTCCGTTATTTCAGCCATCACCAAGAAATACGCCGCGCGTCGCGTCGAAGATCAGGAACGCAGCGAAGCCTGGTGGCCGCAGCTGCACTCGTTTGCAGTTGGTCTGGAAGGGTCTCCTGACCTGAAAGCCGCGCAGGAAGTGGCTAACCATCTCGGCACCGTACACCACGAAATTCACTTTACCGTGCAGGAAGGGCTGGATGCGATCCGCGACGTTATCTATCACATCGAAACCTACGATGTGACGACCATCCGCGCCTCAACGCCGATGTACCTGATGTCGCGCAAAATTAAAGCCATGGGCATCAAGATGGTGCTCTCCGGCGAAGGTTCCGATGAAGTGTTCGGCGGTTATCTCTACTTCCATAAAGCGCCGAACGCGAAAGAGTTGCACGAAGAGACGGTACGTAAACTGCAGGCGCTGCATATGTTTGACTGCGCCCGCGCCAACAAAGCGATGTCCGCCTGGGGCGTTGAAGCTCGCGTACCGTTCCTCGATAAGAAATTCCTCGACGTGGCGATGCGCATCAACCCGCAGGATAAAATGTGCGGCAACGGCAAAATGGAAAAACACATTCTGCGCGAGTGCTTTGAAGCCTATCTGCCGGCAAGCGTCGCCTGGCGCCAAAAAGAGCAGTTCTCTGACGGCGTGGGTTATAGCTGGATTGATACGCTGAAAGAAGTGGCGGCAAAACAGATTAGCGACCAGCAACTGGAGACGGCAAGCTTCCGCTTCCCGTATAACACCCCAAGCTCAAAAGAGGGCTATCTGTACCGCGAAATCTTCGAAGAGCTATTCCCGCTGCCGAGCGCTGCACAATGCGTACCAGGCGGCCCATCCGTCGCCTGTTCCTCGGCTAAAGCCATCGAGTGGGATGAAGCGTTCAAAACCATGAACGATCCATCAGGACGCGCGGTCGGCGTGCATCAGTCGGCTTATCAATAA
- the ubiF gene encoding 3-demethoxyubiquinol 3-hydroxylase, producing MTIHATDVAIVGGGMVGGALALGLAQHGFSVTVIEKNAPPAFDAVAAPDVRISAISASSVGLLKSLGVWEAVRGMRAHAYRRLETWEWESAHVDFNAAELKLPELGYMVENNVLQRALWQALDAHDQVTLQVGVSLSELQREQEGVTLRLSDGGICAARLAIGADGANSQVRELAGIGVQAWQYQQSCMLISVQCADEPGDSTWQQFTPSGPRAFLPLFDHWASLVWYDTPARIRQLQGMSMPQLQQEIAAHFPARLGRVTPMSAGAFPLTRRHALQYVQPGLALVGDAAHTIHPLAGQGVNLGYRDVDALLDILTEARGRGEAWSSLAVLKRYQARRRADNFIMQSGMDLFYAGFSNDLAPVRVLRNIGLMAAERAGVLKRQALKYALGL from the coding sequence ATGACAATTCATGCAACAGATGTCGCCATTGTCGGCGGCGGAATGGTCGGCGGCGCGCTGGCATTGGGGCTGGCGCAACACGGGTTTTCGGTTACGGTGATTGAAAAAAACGCGCCACCCGCGTTTGATGCCGTTGCGGCGCCGGATGTGCGTATTTCGGCGATCAGCGCCTCGTCGGTTGGCCTGCTGAAAAGCCTTGGAGTCTGGGAGGCGGTGCGCGGTATGCGCGCGCATGCCTATCGCCGCCTCGAGACCTGGGAGTGGGAAAGCGCGCACGTCGACTTTAATGCGGCGGAGCTGAAACTGCCGGAACTTGGCTATATGGTGGAGAACAATGTGTTGCAGCGGGCGTTATGGCAGGCGCTCGACGCTCATGACCAGGTCACTCTGCAAGTGGGCGTCTCGTTAAGCGAGCTGCAGCGCGAACAAGAGGGCGTGACGTTGCGTCTGAGCGATGGCGGCATTTGCGCGGCGCGACTGGCGATCGGCGCGGACGGCGCCAACTCTCAAGTGCGTGAGCTTGCCGGGATTGGCGTACAGGCCTGGCAGTATCAACAATCCTGTATGTTGATCAGCGTGCAGTGCGCCGACGAGCCCGGCGACAGCACCTGGCAGCAGTTCACCCCAAGCGGGCCGCGCGCGTTCCTGCCGCTGTTTGACCACTGGGCGTCGCTGGTGTGGTATGACACGCCGGCACGAATCCGCCAACTGCAGGGGATGTCGATGCCCCAGTTGCAGCAAGAGATTGCCGCGCACTTTCCGGCGCGGTTGGGTCGCGTGACGCCAATGAGTGCTGGCGCTTTTCCTCTAACCCGCCGCCATGCGTTGCAATATGTGCAGCCAGGACTGGCATTGGTTGGCGATGCGGCGCATACCATTCATCCGTTGGCGGGGCAGGGGGTGAATCTGGGTTATCGCGACGTTGATGCGCTGCTGGATATTTTGACCGAAGCGCGCGGGCGCGGCGAAGCCTGGTCCAGCCTGGCGGTGCTGAAGCGCTATCAGGCGCGGCGTCGGGCGGATAATTTTATTATGCAGTCAGGGATGGATCTGTTTTATGCCGGTTTCAGCAACGATCTGGCGCCAGTACGCGTGCTGCGCAACATTGGCCTGATGGCCGCAGAGCGCGCCGGGGTGTTAAAGCGCCAGGCGTTAAAGTATGCGTTAGGTTTGTAA
- the miaB gene encoding tRNA (N6-isopentenyl adenosine(37)-C2)-methylthiotransferase MiaB yields the protein MTKKLHIKTWGCQMNEYDSSKMADLLDATHGYQLTEVAEEADVLLLNTCSIREKAQEKVFHQLGRWKLLKAKKPGVIIGVGGCVASQEGKLIRQRAHYVDIIFGPQTLHRLPEMIDAVRNNHKPVIDVSFPEIEKFDRLPEPRAEGPTAFVSIMEGCNKYCTYCVVPYTRGEEVSRPCDDILFEIAQLAAQGVREVNLLGQNVNAWRGENYDGTTGNFADLLRLVAAIDGIDRIRFTTSHPIEFTDDIIDVYRDTPELVSFLHLPVQAGSDRVLNLMGRTHTVLEYKAIIRKLREARPDIQISSDFIVGFPGETNDDFEKTMKLIGEVNFDVSFSFIFSARPGTPAADMVDDVPDADKKQRLYILQERINQQAMAWSRRMLGTTQRILVEGTSRKSLMELSGRTENNRVVNFEGTPDMVGKFVDVEIVDVYTNSLRGVIVRTEDEMGLRVVESPESVIARTRKENELGVGTYQP from the coding sequence ATGACAAAAAAACTCCATATTAAAACCTGGGGCTGTCAGATGAATGAATACGATTCATCAAAGATGGCCGATCTGCTGGATGCCACCCATGGGTATCAACTCACTGAAGTGGCCGAAGAAGCGGACGTGCTGCTGCTCAATACCTGCTCTATTCGCGAGAAGGCGCAGGAAAAAGTGTTCCATCAGCTTGGCCGCTGGAAACTGCTGAAAGCCAAAAAACCTGGCGTCATCATCGGCGTCGGCGGCTGCGTCGCCTCTCAGGAAGGCAAGCTGATTCGCCAACGCGCCCACTATGTTGACATTATTTTTGGCCCACAGACGCTGCATCGTCTGCCGGAAATGATCGATGCGGTACGCAACAACCACAAACCGGTTATTGATGTGAGCTTCCCGGAAATCGAAAAATTCGATCGCCTGCCGGAACCGCGCGCCGAAGGGCCGACCGCCTTCGTTTCCATCATGGAAGGCTGCAACAAATACTGTACCTACTGCGTGGTGCCTTATACCCGCGGTGAAGAAGTCAGCCGTCCTTGCGACGATATTCTGTTTGAAATAGCACAACTGGCGGCGCAGGGCGTACGTGAAGTCAACCTGCTGGGACAGAACGTTAACGCCTGGCGCGGCGAGAACTACGATGGCACAACGGGTAACTTCGCCGATCTGCTGCGCCTGGTCGCCGCCATCGACGGTATCGACCGCATTCGCTTTACCACCAGCCATCCCATTGAGTTTACCGACGATATCATCGACGTGTATCGCGATACGCCGGAGCTGGTGAGCTTCCTGCATCTGCCTGTACAAGCCGGTTCCGACCGCGTGCTGAACCTGATGGGCCGTACCCACACCGTGCTGGAATACAAAGCGATTATTCGCAAACTGCGCGAGGCGCGCCCGGATATCCAGATTAGCTCCGACTTTATCGTCGGCTTCCCTGGTGAAACCAACGATGATTTCGAAAAGACCATGAAGTTGATTGGCGAAGTCAACTTCGACGTCAGCTTCAGCTTTATCTTCTCCGCCCGCCCGGGTACCCCGGCAGCGGATATGGTTGACGATGTCCCGGATGCTGACAAAAAGCAGCGTCTGTATATTCTGCAGGAGCGTATTAACCAGCAGGCGATGGCCTGGAGCCGCCGCATGCTCGGCACCACCCAGCGTATTCTGGTGGAAGGCACCTCGCGCAAGAGCCTGATGGAGCTTTCCGGCCGTACCGAAAACAACCGCGTGGTGAACTTTGAAGGCACCCCGGATATGGTGGGTAAATTCGTCGACGTTGAAATCGTCGATGTCTACACTAACTCTCTGCGCGGCGTCATTGTCCGCACCGAAGACGAGATGGGGCTGCGCGTCGTGGAATCGCCGGAATCGGTCATTGCGCGTACGCGTAAAGAAAACGAGCTGGGTGTTGGCACCTACCAGCCGTAA
- a CDS encoding PhoH family protein: protein MNIETREITLEPADNARLLGLCGPFDDNIKQLERRLGIEINRRDNHFKLTGRAICVHAAADILTSLYVDTAPMRGQIQDIEPEQIHLAIKEARVLEQSAESVPDYGKAINIKTKRGVIKPRTPNQAQYIANILDHDITFGVGPAGTGKTYLAVAAAVDALERQEIRRILLTRPAVEAGEKLGFLPGDLSQKVDPYLRPLYDALFEMLGFEKVEKLIERNVIEVAPLAYMRGRTLNDAFIILDESQNTTIEQMKMFLTRIGFNSKAVITGDVTQIDLPRNTKSGLRHAIEVLAEVDEISFNFFHSEDVVRHPVVARIVNAYEAWEEAEQKRKAELAAERKREAQEQEQK from the coding sequence TTGAACATAGAAACCCGTGAAATTACCCTGGAGCCAGCGGATAACGCGCGCCTGTTGGGGCTGTGCGGCCCGTTTGACGACAACATCAAACAGCTGGAGCGCCGGTTAGGCATTGAAATCAACCGCCGCGACAATCACTTCAAACTGACCGGTCGCGCGATTTGCGTGCACGCCGCCGCAGATATCCTGACGAGCCTGTATGTCGATACTGCGCCGATGCGCGGCCAGATTCAGGATATAGAACCGGAACAGATCCACCTGGCCATCAAAGAAGCCCGCGTGCTTGAACAGAGCGCCGAGAGCGTGCCGGATTACGGCAAAGCCATCAATATCAAAACCAAACGCGGGGTGATTAAACCGCGTACTCCGAATCAGGCGCAGTACATCGCCAATATCCTTGACCACGATATTACCTTCGGCGTCGGACCGGCGGGTACCGGTAAAACCTACCTCGCGGTTGCCGCGGCGGTAGATGCCCTGGAACGTCAGGAGATCCGCCGTATTCTGCTCACCCGCCCTGCCGTCGAAGCGGGCGAAAAACTCGGCTTCCTGCCGGGCGATCTGAGCCAGAAAGTCGATCCGTATCTGCGCCCGCTGTACGACGCGCTGTTTGAAATGCTCGGCTTTGAGAAAGTCGAGAAACTGATTGAGCGCAACGTGATTGAAGTCGCGCCGCTGGCCTACATGCGCGGGCGCACGCTGAATGACGCCTTTATCATTCTCGACGAAAGCCAGAACACCACCATCGAACAGATGAAGATGTTCCTGACTCGTATCGGCTTTAACTCGAAAGCGGTTATCACCGGCGACGTCACCCAGATAGACCTGCCGCGCAACACCAAATCCGGCCTGCGCCACGCCATTGAAGTGCTGGCGGAAGTCGATGAAATCAGCTTCAATTTCTTCCATAGCGAAGACGTCGTGCGCCACCCGGTCGTTGCCCGCATCGTCAATGCCTATGAAGCATGGGAAGAAGCAGAACAAAAACGTAAAGCAGAACTGGCCGCCGAGCGTAAACGCGAAGCCCAGGAACAGGAGCAAAAATGA
- the ybeY gene encoding rRNA maturation RNase YbeY, translating into MSQVILDLQLACEDTSGLPDEALFQRWVDAVIPQFQEESELTIRLVDIAESHELNLTYRGKDKPTNVLSFPFEAPPGIEMPLLGDLIICRQVVEQEAKEQDKPLEAHWAHMVVHGSLHLLGYDHIEDEEAEEMEGLETEIMLALGYEDPYIAEKE; encoded by the coding sequence ATGAGTCAGGTGATTCTCGATTTACAGCTGGCCTGCGAAGACACCAGCGGTCTACCGGACGAAGCCCTCTTTCAACGCTGGGTGGATGCCGTGATCCCGCAGTTTCAGGAAGAGTCAGAATTAACCATTCGCCTGGTTGACATCGCAGAAAGCCACGAGCTGAACCTGACTTATCGCGGGAAGGATAAACCGACCAACGTGCTCTCCTTCCCGTTCGAAGCCCCGCCGGGAATCGAAATGCCGCTGCTCGGCGATCTGATCATCTGCCGCCAGGTGGTTGAACAAGAAGCCAAAGAACAGGATAAACCGCTGGAAGCCCACTGGGCGCACATGGTGGTACACGGTAGCCTACATCTGTTGGGCTACGATCATATTGAAGACGAAGAAGCGGAAGAAATGGAAGGCCTCGAAACAGAGATAATGCTTGCTCTGGGCTATGAGGATCCGTACATTGCCGAGAAGGAATAA
- the corC gene encoding CNNM family magnesium/cobalt transport protein CorC (CorC(YbeX) belongs to the Cyclin M Mg2+ Exporter (CNNM) family, and was characterized as belonging to a set of three proteins, at least one of which must be present for CorA to function.), with protein MSDDNSHSSDTVNSKKGFFSLLLSQLFHGEPKNRDELLALIRDSGQNELIDEDTRDMLEGVMDIADQRVRDIMIPRSQMITLKRNQTLDECLDVIIESAHSRFPVISEDKDHIEGILMAKDLLPFMRSDAEAFSMEKVLRPAVVVPESKRVDRMLKEFRSQRYHMAIVIDEFGGVSGLVTIEDILELIVGEIEDEYDEEEDIDFRQLSRHTWTVRALASIEDFNKAYGTHFSDEEVDTIGGLVMQAFGHLPARGESIDIDGYQFKVAMADSRRIIQVHVKLPDDAPQPKLED; from the coding sequence ATGAGCGACGACAATTCACACAGTAGTGACACAGTAAACAGCAAAAAGGGATTCTTCTCCCTCTTACTCAGCCAACTTTTTCACGGTGAGCCGAAAAACCGTGATGAATTATTGGCGCTGATCCGTGACTCCGGGCAGAACGAGCTTATCGATGAAGATACGCGCGACATGCTTGAAGGGGTAATGGATATCGCAGACCAGCGCGTCCGCGATATCATGATCCCGCGCTCGCAGATGATTACCCTGAAACGCAACCAGACTCTGGACGAGTGCCTCGATGTGATCATCGAATCCGCTCACTCGCGTTTCCCGGTCATTAGCGAAGACAAAGATCACATTGAAGGGATTCTGATGGCTAAGGATCTGCTGCCGTTCATGCGCAGCGACGCCGAGGCTTTCAGCATGGAAAAAGTGTTACGCCCGGCGGTTGTCGTGCCTGAAAGCAAGCGGGTTGACCGCATGCTGAAAGAGTTCCGCTCACAACGTTATCATATGGCTATCGTCATCGACGAGTTCGGCGGCGTGTCTGGTCTGGTGACTATCGAGGATATCCTTGAGCTTATCGTCGGCGAGATCGAAGACGAATATGACGAAGAGGAAGATATCGATTTTCGTCAACTCAGCCGTCACACCTGGACGGTGCGCGCGCTGGCGTCGATTGAAGACTTCAACAAGGCCTACGGTACCCACTTTAGCGATGAAGAAGTCGATACCATCGGCGGACTGGTAATGCAGGCCTTCGGTCATCTCCCGGCCCGCGGCGAGTCGATAGACATTGATGGTTACCAATTCAAGGTCGCAATGGCTGACAGCAGACGTATTATTCAGGTCCATGTCAAACTTCCTGATGATGCGCCGCAGCCAAAACTGGAAGACTAA